Proteins encoded within one genomic window of Bacteroides sedimenti:
- a CDS encoding TonB-dependent receptor domain-containing protein, giving the protein MYKSILLAFAFLISSTTFAQKGKITGCITDGQTKEALFGVTVQVENSSLGAITDFDGKYTINGVPQGTHTIQISYISYDTQKITGVTVKARQATQIDGVLMPANIRLKEVVVLGRKNLETEKALMVERQKATIALENLGAKEMSVKGISTVADGVKKITGISIEGKNDQLFVRGLGDRYSTTTLNGLSIASPNPDNKLIPLSLFPTSVVKNITVSKVYQPSTFGDYSGAHINIESKENIGSDYFTVSASTGGKLNTLFADFYASDKGNTGCPYLGWMNGLILPSDIKKMRSDDFRSYAGGNNPFKTSFRAGKKQGLPELGLDLGMGKSWKIGNQTLNASAALSFKNDYTINKDAYTSTLNAQGIIMDKFNYNKYTYATTSSAMGQLSYTLRKNDLLTYNVMYVKSTDDSYSDRDGVDPEGILLRGSNSIYHIYALLNNQLAGQHSLSDKLLLNWQGSYGKTSSDEPDRRQVMFAKGDNRTLSLFRLNQQETMRYFGELDENEWVGDMKLKYNFTNNYSESNFIRIGGAAKSKSRDYYSANFYYNVDGIRPVITDIYNTDSYLNFENLRNGSIYINKSSQPRNKYFAGNDLYAGFAEIEFSPMDKLLAGAGVRYEHSQQWVRYWNDAAAEKRAELNSDDLFPALNLKYTIDKQSSMRLSASRTVTRPSFIEMAPFEYQESYGGEIVRGYADIKNGYNYNIDLRYEIFPLSGEMYSISAYYKYLDSPIECIQEYSGSAIQSFRNVNKGMVAGIELEMKKKLAKYLKLDFNASYIYTKITLPEDGIYTDKSRQLQGASPYLVNADLNYSPKFSKDKMLSLSLVYNLQGPRIHTVGINNVNNVEEKAFNALDFIGRYSVNKHLQFKFQAKNLINQDRKFTQKISGTGKVETVKYHKDGTSFDLGFTYNF; this is encoded by the coding sequence ATGTACAAATCAATTTTACTTGCATTCGCTTTTCTAATCTCATCGACCACTTTTGCACAGAAAGGAAAAATAACCGGATGCATCACAGACGGTCAAACCAAAGAAGCCCTCTTCGGGGTTACCGTCCAGGTGGAAAACAGCAGCTTGGGAGCCATTACCGATTTTGACGGGAAATATACCATCAACGGAGTACCGCAGGGAACTCACACAATTCAGATATCGTATATTTCGTACGACACGCAGAAAATTACGGGGGTAACAGTAAAAGCAAGACAAGCTACACAGATAGACGGCGTACTGATGCCAGCCAACATCAGACTAAAAGAGGTGGTGGTATTAGGCCGGAAGAATCTGGAAACAGAAAAAGCACTGATGGTGGAACGTCAGAAAGCAACCATCGCACTCGAGAACCTGGGAGCCAAAGAGATGTCGGTAAAAGGTATCTCGACGGTGGCCGATGGGGTGAAAAAGATTACAGGTATCTCTATTGAAGGAAAAAACGACCAGCTGTTTGTAAGAGGGCTGGGCGACCGCTACAGCACAACAACACTAAACGGACTCTCCATCGCCTCCCCGAATCCGGACAACAAACTGATACCTCTCTCCCTCTTCCCTACTTCGGTTGTGAAGAACATCACGGTGAGCAAGGTGTATCAGCCTTCTACATTCGGCGACTATTCGGGAGCACATATCAACATCGAATCGAAAGAGAACATCGGGAGCGATTACTTCACCGTATCAGCCTCAACAGGAGGCAAGCTGAACACACTATTCGCCGATTTCTATGCATCAGACAAAGGCAACACAGGATGCCCCTACTTGGGATGGATGAACGGATTGATTCTTCCTTCGGATATAAAGAAGATGAGGTCGGACGATTTCAGGAGTTATGCAGGCGGCAACAATCCTTTCAAGACTTCCTTCAGAGCCGGTAAGAAACAGGGATTGCCTGAGCTGGGGCTTGACCTTGGAATGGGAAAATCATGGAAAATAGGCAACCAGACATTGAATGCAAGTGCTGCCCTAAGTTTTAAGAACGATTACACAATCAACAAAGATGCTTACACCTCAACCCTAAACGCACAGGGAATCATCATGGACAAGTTCAACTACAACAAGTACACCTATGCCACAACTTCATCGGCCATGGGGCAGTTGAGCTATACATTAAGAAAGAACGATTTACTGACATACAACGTAATGTACGTAAAGAGCACCGACGACAGCTATTCGGACCGCGACGGAGTAGATCCGGAGGGTATTCTGCTGAGGGGAAGCAACAGCATCTATCATATCTATGCACTGCTAAATAATCAGTTGGCAGGACAACATTCCTTGAGCGACAAGCTTTTGCTTAACTGGCAAGGCTCTTACGGCAAGACTAGCAGCGACGAACCCGACCGCCGTCAGGTGATGTTTGCCAAGGGAGACAACAGAACGCTGTCACTGTTCAGACTGAACCAACAGGAAACCATGCGCTACTTTGGCGAGCTGGATGAAAACGAATGGGTAGGCGACATGAAACTAAAATACAACTTCACCAATAACTATTCGGAGAGTAACTTCATCCGCATCGGTGGAGCCGCCAAAAGCAAATCAAGAGACTACTACTCGGCAAACTTCTACTACAACGTCGATGGAATAAGACCGGTGATTACGGATATATACAACACGGACAGCTACCTGAATTTCGAGAATCTGCGGAATGGAAGCATCTACATCAACAAGAGCTCGCAGCCACGTAACAAATACTTTGCAGGCAACGACCTCTATGCCGGATTCGCCGAAATTGAATTCTCGCCGATGGACAAACTGTTGGCCGGAGCAGGTGTACGCTACGAACACTCACAACAATGGGTAAGATACTGGAACGATGCCGCTGCCGAAAAGCGGGCGGAACTGAACAGCGACGATCTCTTCCCGGCACTGAACCTGAAATATACCATCGACAAGCAAAGCAGCATGAGACTTAGTGCATCACGCACCGTAACCCGCCCATCATTCATTGAGATGGCTCCGTTTGAATACCAGGAATCGTATGGCGGAGAAATTGTGAGAGGATATGCAGATATCAAGAACGGATACAACTACAACATCGACTTGCGTTATGAGATATTCCCTCTCTCCGGCGAAATGTACTCAATATCGGCTTACTACAAATACCTCGACTCTCCTATCGAATGTATTCAGGAATATTCGGGTTCGGCCATACAAAGCTTCCGCAATGTGAACAAAGGAATGGTAGCCGGAATAGAGTTGGAAATGAAAAAGAAGCTGGCAAAGTACCTGAAACTGGATTTCAATGCTTCGTATATCTATACCAAGATTACACTGCCCGAAGATGGTATTTATACCGACAAATCGAGACAGCTGCAGGGAGCATCGCCCTACCTGGTTAATGCCGACTTGAACTACTCTCCTAAATTTTCGAAAGATAAAATGCTGTCACTCTCTTTGGTTTACAACCTGCAAGGGCCGCGCATTCATACAGTGGGTATCAACAACGTAAACAACGTGGAAGAGAAGGCATTCAACGCACTCGACTTTATAGGCAGATACAGTGTTAATAAGCACCTTCAATTCAAGTTCCAGGCAAAGAACCTGATTAATCAGGACCGGAAGTTTACACAGAAAATATCAGGCACAGGCAAAGTGGAGACTGTAAAGTATCATAAGGACGGCACAAGCTTCGACCTGGGATTCACATACAATTTTTAA